The following is a genomic window from Amycolatopsis cihanbeyliensis.
TCTCGGCCTGGGCCAGCGCGCGCCCGCTGTCGCGTTCGGACACCGTCCCGAGCAGCACCTGCTGGGTCGGGTGGCCGGGCAGGGCCGGCTCGGCCGGGTCGTCGGTAGGGCCCGACCCCCGACCACCCGCCACCTCCACCACGGGGGCCGAGGGGTCCAGCAGCGACTCGACCGCGCCGATGACCGAGCGGCGGTCGGAGTCGTGCACCCAGGCCACCAGCAGGTCGGCGGGCCTGGCGAGGGCCTTCTCGGCGGCGCGGGCCAGCTCGTGCGGACGCTCCCACTGGGCTTCCACCCAGGTCGCGTAGCCGGGGGCATCCCTTCCGACGGTCGGGAGGTGCCCCTTCGGGCGTAGTGCGCGGCGGGCAGCGGTCCCGGAGCCGTTCTCGGTTCCGCGGAACGCGATCGGGTTGTAACGACGGCTCGGCAACACGACCTGCCACCCCTCGACGATCAAGGTCTGGACGACCTTGTCAAGCATGCCGGTGCCGGCGAGGATCAGCGCATTCTTGCCGGACATACCGCGACGTTACCGGCAGAATCCCGCCTGACCAGCGTGTTCGACCCGGGTTTCCGCCCAGCTTTACCCGAAAAGAGCAGCACTTGGTGGGGTCTGCCTAAGGCACCTGTGCGGGAATCTCGGGCCGCGCGCCGTGTCGAATCACGACCACGGCTTGCTCTCGTCGAACTCCTGACGCTCGGTGAGGCTGAACCAGTTGCCCGAGTCGTCCCGGAAGACGGCCTCGATCCCGTAGGGTCGCTCGGCGGGCTCCTGCAAGAAGGTCACCCCACGCGCGGACAGCGTCCGGAAGGTCTCGCGGCAGTCGTCGGTGTCCCAGGCGCCCATGCCGAGCACGCCCTTGGCGATGATCTCGCGGAGCTGCTTCTCGGTCTCCGCGTCGTGCTGCGGCGGGCCGGGTTCCATCAGGATGATCTCGAGTCCG
Proteins encoded in this region:
- a CDS encoding VOC family protein, which encodes MIKRLSHAGIYVLDYDSAREFYTEKLGFQVRADMKMDGRFRWLTVGPADQPGLEIILMEPGPPQHDAETEKQLREIIAKGVLGMGAWDTDDCRETFRTLSARGVTFLQEPAERPYGIEAVFRDDSGNWFSLTERQEFDESKPWS